In Sylvia atricapilla isolate bSylAtr1 chromosome 27, bSylAtr1.pri, whole genome shotgun sequence, one genomic interval encodes:
- the ATP6V0A1 gene encoding V-type proton ATPase 116 kDa subunit a 1 isoform X4: MGELFRSEEMTLAQLFLQSEAAYCCVSELGELGKVQFRDLNPDVNVFHRKFVNEVRRCEEMDRKLRFVEKEIKKANIPIMDTGENPEVPFPRDMIDLEANFEKIENELKEINTNQEALKRNFLELTELKFILRKTQQFFDEAELHHQQMADPDLLEESSSLLEPSEMGRGAPLRLGFVAGVINRERIPTFERMLWRVCRGNVFLRQAEIENPLEDPVTGDYVHKSVFIIFFQGDQLKNRVKKICEGFRASLYPCPETPQERKEMASGVNTRIDDLQMVLNQTEDHRQRVLQAAAKNIRVWFIKVRKMKAIYHTLNLCNIDVTQKCLIAEVWCPVADLDSIQFALRRGTEHSGSTVPSILNRMQTNQTPPTYNKTNKFTSGFQNIVDAYGIGTYREINPAPYTIITFPFLFAVMFGDFGHGILMTLIAVWMVVRESRILSQKSDNEMFNMVFSGRYIILLMGLFSTYTGLIYNDCFSKSLNMFGSSWSVRPMFNKGNWSDALLETTPLLQLDPAIPGVFGGPYPFGIDPIWNIASNKLAFLNSFKMKMSVILGIFQMLFGVVLSLLNHIYFKKPLNIYLGFIPEIIFMSSLFGYLVILIFYKWTAYDAHTSKEAPSLLIHFINMFLFSYEDTSNKMLYSGQKGLQCFLVVVALLCVPWMLVAKPLVLRQQYLRRKHLGTHNFGGIRVGNGPTEEDAEIIQHDQLSTHSEEGEESSRRCSGPW; encoded by the exons ATGGGGGAGCTGTTCCGCAGCGAGGAGATGACCCTGGCCCAGCTCTTTCTGCAGTCCGAGGCCGCGTACTGCTGTGTCAGCGAGCTGGGCGAGCTGGGCAAGGTCCAGTTCCGCGAC ctgaaCCCCGACGTGAACGTGTTCCACCGTAAATTCGTCAATGAAGTCCGGAGGTGCGAGGAGATGGACCGAAAGCTCC GGTTTGTGGAGAAGGAgattaaaaaggcaaatattcCTATCATGGACACTGGAGAAAACCCGGAGGTGCCTTTTCCACGTGACATGATTGACCTGGAG GCAAACTTTGAGAAGATTGAAAATGAGCTTAAAGAAATCAACACCAACCAGGAGGCTCTGAAGAGAAATTTCTTGGAGCtgacagaattaaaatttataCTGCGTAAAACTCAGCAGTTTTTTGATGAG GCTGAATTGCATCATCAGCAGATGGCGGATCCAGACCTGTTGGAGGAATCCTCTTCACTGCTGGAACCGAGTGAGATGGGAAGAGGTGCCCCGCTCCGACTTGG GTTCGTGGCTGGCGTGATCAACCGCGAGCGCATCCCCACGTTCGAGCGGATGCTGTGGCGCGTGTGCCGCGGGAACGTCTTCCTGCGCCAGGCCGAGATCGAGAACCCGCTGGAGGACCCCGTCACG GGAGATTATGTGCACAAGTCTGTATTTATCATCTTCTTCCAAGGTGATCAGCTGAAGAACAGAGTCAAGAAGATCTGTGAAGG GTTCCGGGCCTCCCTCTACCCCTGCCCAGAAACGCCTCAGGAGCGGAAGGAAATGGCCTCTGGTGTCAATACCAGAATTGATGATCTTCAGATG GTGCTGAACCAAACCGAGGATCATCGCCAGAGGgttctgcaggcagctgctaAAAACATCCGTGTCTGGTTCATCAAAGTGAGGAAGATGAAGGCGATTTACCACACCCTGAACCTGTGCAACATCGACGTGACACAGAAGTGCTTGATTGCTGAAGTGTGGTGTCCTGTTGCTGACCTCGATTCCATCCAGTTTGCTCTCAGGAGAGGCACT GAGCACAGCGGATCCACTGTCCCATCTATTTTAAACAGGATGCAGACCAATCAGACCCCACCCACATACAACAAAACTAACAAGTTTACTTCTGGCTTTCAAAACATTGTTGATGCTTATGGCATTGGGACCTATCGGGAAATAAATCCAG CACCCTATACCATCATCACCTTCCCCTTCCTGTTTGCTGTgatgtttggggattttggcCATGGAATCCTGATGACTCTGATTGCTGTCTGGATGGTGGTGAGGGAGAGCCGGATTCTGTCCCAGAAGAGTGACAATGAG ATGTTCAACATGGTGTTTAGTGGTCGGTACATCATCCTGCTGATGGGGCTGTTCTCCACGTACACGGGCCTCATCTACAACGACTGCTTCTCCAAGTCCCTCAACATGTTCGGCTCCTCCTGGAGCGTCCGGCCCATGTTCAACAAAGGCAACTGGTC AGATGCTTTGCTGGAGACCACTCCCCTGCTGCAGTTGGATCCTGCAATCCCAGGGGTGTTCGGTGGGCCCTACCCCTTTGGCATTGACCCA ATCTGGAATATTGCCAGCAATAAGCTGGCCTTCCTCAATTCCTTTAAGATGAAGATGTCTGTGATTCTTGGCATTTTCCAGATGCTCTTTGGTGTCGTGTTGAGTCTCCTCAACCACAT ctATTTTAAGAAGCCACTGAACATATACCTTGGATTTAtcccagaaattattttcatgtccTCCCTCTTCGGATACCTTGTTATTCTCATCTTTTACAAGTGGACAGCCTACGATGCTCACACATCCAAGGAAGCACCAAGCCTCTTAATACACTTTATCAACATGTTCCTGTTCTCCTATGAGGACACCAGTAATAAGATGCTTTACAGTGGGCAG aaaggGCTCCAGTGCTTCCTTGTGGTGGTAGCCTTGCTGTGTGTGCCGTGGATGCTGGTAGCCAAACCCCTGGTCCTTCGCCAGCAGTATTTAAGGAGAAAACACTTG